The DNA segment GATAAAATCTGCAACACCTTGGTTTTAACGGTGAAATGAATTTTTTATAAAACAGTATCATTAAAATTATAAACCTTTTTATCACTGTATATGCGCCCTCTTTTTAATAAAGTTATTATTTCCCTTTCAATTGAACCATAGTCCAGTTTTGCAGCCGGAGGTTTTACCGAAAATACAATATCCCAACCGTCTTTTATAAAATCATAATTAATCCGAAAAATTTCTTTAATCCTTCTTTTTATCTTGTTTCTAACCACACTGTTTCCGACTTTTTTTGAAACAGAAACACCCAACCTTGAATATCCAAGCTCATTTTTTTTTGCGTACATAGTAAAAAATGGGTTGGTAAAACGCCTTCCCGATTTATAAACATTAATGAATTCTAAATTTTTTGTTAATCTTAAGGATTTTCTCAATAAAGTAATTCCTCCGAGCAAAAATATAATATTTTAAAATTACATGCCACAGCCAAAGCGGCCCAGATGCTAGGCCGCTTAAAGCCTTTTGCATGCTAAGCTGTTAATCTCTTTCTTCCTTTTAACCTTCTTCTTTTGATTACATTTCTTCCGCTTTTTTTCAACATGCGCTGTCTAAAGCCGTGAGTTCTCTTTCTATACCTGCGTTTAGGCTGATAAGTCCGTTTCATTTGCCCACCTCCAACCTCTTTATACGAAAAATATTTCTTATGAATTCTGCTTTTAGTTATCACGATTATAACTTATAATATAATTAACTGTCAAGAAATTATGCCTCATGCCTAAAAATACAAACAATAATATTTTTTCTATT comes from the Tepidanaerobacter acetatoxydans Re1 genome and includes:
- the rnpA gene encoding ribonuclease P protein component — encoded protein: MRKSLRLTKNLEFINVYKSGRRFTNPFFTMYAKKNELGYSRLGVSVSKKVGNSVVRNKIKRRIKEIFRINYDFIKDGWDIVFSVKPPAAKLDYGSIEREIITLLKRGRIYSDKKVYNFNDTVL
- the rpmH gene encoding 50S ribosomal protein L34; the protein is MKRTYQPKRRYRKRTHGFRQRMLKKSGRNVIKRRRLKGRKRLTA